In Paludibaculum fermentans, the genomic stretch AGCTCGCTCCGCCGTGGCCGAGATCAAACAGGACACCCCGCTTCCGCCCCTCCTGCATCACGGGATTCCACTTGCCGCCGGGCAGCACTTCCAGCCGCCGCCCCGAGTAGCAATGCGTATAGATATCGCCCGGCCGCAGCTTGTCCAGCAGCAGGGTGCTGATGTTCCGGTCCGCATCGGTAGTGCCGAAATCGACCATCACCGGACGCTTCGTCGCGTTGCCCGCCTTCACGGCATTCTGGATGTCGAGCCAACCGCCATGCGGGAAGTGCGCGACCTTGAAGCCCACGATGACATCCTTGTTCTCCTCGGTCACCCGGATCGCTTCATTCGGATCCATGTCCTCCGGATTGTTCTCACCCTTTGGCGCCATGCCCACCGCGCCGATGTTCAGGAACGCCAGCACGCGTGTCTTCGCCCGGTCGATCACGCGCTGCCGGAAGTCCGGGAAGTTCCGCCACCCCGACGTGCCCGCATCCACCATGGTCGTCACGCCGTTGCGGAACGAGATCGGATCCGGATACACGCTCAGGTCGCCGGTCAACGACTTCAGCCCCGTGCCCGCATAGACATGCACGTGCATGTCGATCAGGCCCGGTGTCACGTAGAGCCCGGCCGCGGAAGCCACGCGTTTGGCCGTTGCCGGGTCAATGTTCGGCGCGACCGCAGCGATTCGCCCGTTCGCCACGGCGACATCCATCAGCCGGCTGATGTTGTTCTTCGGATCGACGACGTGCCCGCCCTTGATCAGCAGATCGTAGACCGGTTGCGCGCTAACTGATAGGGAAATGAAGACAAAGACCGCCAGTTTCATGAGTTCTCCACCTGAGCGGACAGTGTATCGACAACGGTCCGCGTTGGGAAGCGCCGCCTATCCCTGGTATCTTCAAGGCAGAGGGATGTAGTCGACTCCTCGGAAACAGGAGCACCATGCCGGCAACAGAGCAGTCCCGGTTAGAGACGATGTATGAGGCCTTCAATCGCCGCGACATCGAGGCCGTTCTCGCTGCGATGCACCCCGATGTCGATTGGCCCAACGGCTGGGAAGGCGGGCGCCTGCAGGGGCGCGACGCCGTACGCGATTACTGGATTCGCCAGTGGGCCGTGCTCGACCCCATCGTGGAACCCGTTGGCTTCCATGCCGGCGAGCAAGGATCCCTGATTGTCGATGTCCACTCAGTGGTCCACGACAAGGAAGGCAAGCTGCTGGCCGACTCGACAATCCAGCACGTTTACCGGTTCGGGGACGGCCTCGTCCGGTCGATGGAGATTGTCAAAGACTAGCCGCGCAGCAGGCCCGGCTTCGTCTGGTGGACCTTCAGGATCAGTTCACCGAACATCGTGTTGGCCCACGCGAACCACTTCCGGGTGTACTTCGCCGGATCGTCCTTGTGGAAGGACTCGTGCATCAGGCCCGTGCCGGCATGGGTCGATTTCAACGTCGCCAGGCACGCCGCGATCTCCTTGCTGTCCTCGGTCGTGATGGCCTGAATGATGATGCCCAACGGCCAGATCATATCCAGCCCGCTGTGCGGTCCGCCCAGCCCGGCGCCGGCCTTGCCACGGTAGTAGAACATGTTGTCGGAGCTCAGGATGAACTTCCGGGTGTTCAGGTACACGGGGTCATGCGGAGCCACGCTGTTGATATACGGCAGCGACATCAGGCTCGGCACGTTTGCGTCATCCATCAGGAGCCGGCTGCCGTAACCGTCCACCTCATACGCGTAGATGCGGCCATGGACGGAGTGCTCCACCACGGCATACTTGGCCAACGCCTCGCGGATCTCCTGGGCGAAGGCCTTGCACTCACTCGCGAAGGCGGAGTCCGACAGCACGGTCGCATGGATCTCGGCCAGTTGCGTCAGCGACTGGGCCGCGAAGAAGTTGGAGGGTACGAGGAAGGGAAAGACGCAGGCGTCGTCAGAAGGACGGAAGCCGGAATAGATCAGGCCGACCGGCCGGGCAGGATTGCCGTAGCCGCCATTCGGCATCGTGTCCGAGGCGACCGGCGACGAGCGCTGGAACTTGTACGGTCCGCGGTTGGTCTTGCGCTGCTGTTCGCGGAAGGTCTTCACGGTCAGGGCGGCGGCTTTGCGCCACTCGGCGTCGAAGCACGACGCGTCGCCGGTGGACTTCCAATAGGCGTGCGCCAGCCGGACCGGGAAGCACAGCGAGTCGATCTCCCACTTGCGCTCGTGCAGTTCGGGCTTCATCGTGGTCAGATCCTTGGCCCACTCGCTGCCCGTCGGTCCGAAGTTGAAGGCGTTGGCGTAGGGATCGATCTGGACGCACTGCGCCTGGCGGCGGATGACGCCCCGCAGCAGCGACTTCAGTTTCGGGTCGCGTGAGGCGAGAGGCAGATACGGCCAGACCTGCGCCGTGGAGTCGCGCAGCCACATGGCGTTGATGTCGCCGGTAATGACGAACGTATCGGGCTGGCCGCCGTTCTCGCTGTAGCGGACCGTGGTGTCCAGCGTGTTGGGGAAACAGTTGGAGAACAGCCAGGCAAGCTCAGGATCGGCGATGGCTTTGCTGACCGTCGAAATCGTCTCTTCCACGGCGGCGCTGGTGAACTTTCGATCGGCCGCAGCGGGCCGGCGGCTGGCAAAACTGCCCTGCTGGGCAAACGCGGCAGGCAGGGCCGCGGCGGTAGTCAGAAAAGTGCGACGGGTAGGCATGAGGAGGCTGGAAAAATGAGGTATCCGCGACCATTGTTCTGCCTGGCCCACGTGCGCGTCAAGTCGGGAAAGGGAGAGGGATGTCGGAAATGCCAGCCATGGTAGAATCCTTCGCAAGGCCGTTTGGGCGGCCCACGGTCCGCGTAAAGGGTCGAACCCACCCCACAAGTGCTTTGCCAGGTCAGAGACCCTGACTTCCAGCCCGAGAGACGCGGACACCGGGCACGAAATGGAAGGAAGGTGTCTATGCCGAATGCCCAACTCCCCGAGCGCCCCTCGCTGGAATACCTCAAAAAGCTGGCCAAGGAACATCTGACGGAGCTGCGCCGGTCCGATCCGCACGCGAAGCTGGCCAGTGCGCTGCTTGCCGTGGCCCGCGACCACGGGTTCCCCAGTTGGCGGAGCCTGAAGGCCGAGGTCGAATCTCGGCTAACGAAGGCCACTGAGGAGTTCTTCGAAGCCTGCGACCAGGGCGACACGGAAGTGATCACCCGCCTGCTCGCCAATGAACCCGGACTGGTGACCGCCCGCAACCCGCGCCGCTACAACGCGACTGGGTTGCATGCCACCGCCGTCCGTGGACACCTGGACGCGGTGCAGTTGCTGCTCGCCAGGGGTGCCGACCCGAATGCGCGAGAGACGGGCGACGACACCTATCCGCTGCACTGGGCTGCCGCCCGCGGCTGCCTGGACGTCGTCCGCGCCTTGCTGGATGCAGGAGGCGACGTCCACGGCTTCGGCGACGACCATGCGATGGATGTCATCGGCTGGGCCACGTGCCTGTGCGAGCCCGGCGACAACCCGCGGGACGTGCTGCCGCTCTTGCTGGAACGCGGTGCGAAGCACCACATCTTCTCCGCCATCACCGTTGGCGACCCACAGCTCATCCAGAAGTTGGTGGAAGAGAATCCAGAGGCCCTCGACCGTCGCATGTCGCCCTTCGAGAACGGCCAGACCCCGCTTCACTTCGCCATCAACCGCAAGCGCCGGGACCTGCTGGAACTGCTCATAGAACTCGGAGCGGACCTGGAGGCCACCGACAAGAGCGGGCAGACCGCGATGAACATGGCGATGCTGCGCGGCGATCGGGAGGCGATGAGCCGCCTGCACGCGGCCGGCGCCAAACAGCCGGAGGCGGTGCCGCCAGCGGACTTCCGCGCGGAGATGGCGAAGCTGGTAGGCTCCGTGAAGCGCGTCGTTCCGTTGATCAGCGTTCCGGACGTCGCGGCGGCGCTCGACTGGTATGTTTCCATCGGCTTCCAGGAACTGGGCCGCTACGAGTACAACGAGGTGGTGAACTTCGGCATGGTCGGGCTGGGCGAGGCCGAGATCATGCTCAACCTGCATGGCAAGTCCGGGCCGCACGACGTGAGTCTGTGGCTGCACACGGATCGGATCGACGAGATCTACCAGACGCTGAAAGCCAGGCAGTTGCAGGCCGCCCAATCGGCTCTGGCCGGCGACACGAGCCCGTTCAGCATTGAGTTCGAAGAGGACCTCAACGACACCTTCTATCACGCAAGGCAGTTCGGCATCCGTGACCTGAACGGGTACGTGCTGTACTTCATCCGGCCCAGCGGCTCAACCTAGGGCACATGCGAACCGCCGCTTGAGGGCCGATCTCGAATCGCTCACTTCAACTGGGCATCAGGCTTGAGCCGTCCGCTAATTGGCGAGTATATACATTATCCATTCCGTCATATATGGATGGATTTGGATTTGCAGCCGTCGCCGTGGCGTACTATCTTAGATCTATTGCTCGCGCCTGGTCGACGCGAGGTGCAATGATCCATTTCTGGTGGTGCTCAATGAACGCAAGGCATGAGATTCCGGCTGGCTTGCGGCAGGGCTGCCGCGTGGCTGGGCTAATATTCGGCACGATTCTGTCGGTGTCTGGACAGAATGGGGCTCTCCAATGCGTCGCCAATTCCACGGCGGTACCGCGTCTGAACACTTCGGAGATCACGGCTCTTGCGGGGGACCTGGAAATTGCCTGCACGGGCGGCACGCCGACTCCGGTGGGCCAAGCCGTGCCCCTGATCGATATCCGCGTGTATTTCAATACGAATTACACGGGCCGGTCCACGGGCACTCACACGGAATCCCTGCTGTTGATCGATCTGCCGCAGCCGGCGCAGCAGTTGCCGTGCTCGACGGATGCCGCGGCCTGCGGCTGGGTGGGCGGTTCGCGCGGCGCCAATGTGTTCCAGGCTCAGGTGCTGTCGGCGAACGGCATCACCTTCGCGGGCATCCCGCTGGATCCTCCCGGCCCGGGCGGAGTGCGCCGGTTTACGATCACGAACATCCGGGTGGATGCCTCCCTGCTGCGCAACGCCTCCGAATCCGCGCCGGTGCCGATCGAGGCGGTGGCGGCTTCCACGGGGCCTTCCATTGCGAATTCTCCGACGATTATCGGGTATGCGCAGGCGACTCTGAAAGCCGAGCTCGTGGACGCCAGCGGCGACACGATCTTAAGTGGTCCGACAGGCGTCGAGTTTCCCAATTGCCTTGGAGTCCAGCAGCAGCGTTTCGCATTTCTGCGTTTCTCTGAGCAGCTTGGCGCCGCTCCGTTGTTCAGGCCGCGCACTACGGCCGCGGAGACAGGATTCGAATCCTCGCCGGCTCCGATCCCACAGAATTCTCCGGGGTTCTACTACAGCACGGAGACGGGCTTCTACAATCCAAGTTTCCCGCCCGCGTACGATATGAATAAGGCCGGCCTGGCGGAATTTGGAACGAGGATTCGTGGATCCTTCAGCAATCTTCCAGCGGGTGTTACCCTTTACGTCTCTACCACTCCCGTCAACTTCAGAAACGGTCAGCTCAGGACATACTCGGACGATTTGCCACTGGCCAGGCTGGTGTCCTCCTCCACAGGGGCTTTCACCCCGGTGCCGGCGACGGACACGCTGAACGGCATCCCGGTTGCTGCCCTGACGATCACCAACGGAACCGCGGAAGCGGTGTGGGAGGTGCTGTCCGCGAACTCTACCCTCACTGAATTCCTGCAATTCCCCGTATTTGTCTCTTTTCCCGCGAATTCAGTCGGCCTGGGCACCGCCCAGGTGACGATGGGTTTCGCGCCGGTCTCCAGTAACTCCTCAGCGAGCGATTCCGCGGCGGTACCCCGGTTCGCGGAGCTGGACACGACGCTCCCGCTATTTACGACTCTGGCGATGTGCCCGGGGTCGGGGTACATCGTAACGACCGCGCCGGCGCAGCTGCAGGTGAATGTGGACGGGCAGGTCTACCAGACGCCACACTCCTTCGCATGGCTGCCGGGCAGTTCGCACACTGTAAGCGCTTTGCCCTCGCAGGCGACTGGGTCTGGTGTGCGGCAGGTATTTTCCAGTTGGAGCGATGGCGGCGCGGCGACGCACACCATCACGGTTCCGTCCGGGCCGGCTACATTTACCGCGAGCTTCAAGACTCAATACCGTGTGGATGTTGCCGCGGCGCCGGCTTCGGGAATGGGGACCGTCACCGCGGTGCCGCTGGCCGGCGGCACATCCAGCGATGGCTATTTTGACGCAGGCTCGCAGGTAGTGATCTCAGCGATCCCGTCCGCGGTTGCCAGCTTCAGCGCCTTCGGCGGAGATCTGGCCGGACCGCTGAGTGTTCAGACCGTCACAATCACAAAACCGCTGAACATCACCGCCACGTTTGTCAGCGCCGCGGAAGGCACCAGGACCATTGGCATCACGCCTCACGATGGACAGGCCTATCACAGCGTATTTGAAGCGGTCTTTCAAGGCGCACGAGGCGCTCAGTCGTTGCGCTGGGTGCAGGTGCTGTTCGCGGTGGCGCCCGATGGAGGTGGAGAGTCCTTCTGCTTTGTTCACTATGACGTGCAGGGCGGGGCTTTTTGGCTTTACTCCGATGTGGCCGGGTACTTTCAGGGGCCAGTCCAGCCGGGTGTCGCCTCGGCTGCGCTGCAGGGTTCCGCTTGCGCGCTGGCCACGGGGGTGTCAAGGGTGTCGACCAACGGAGCAAGGCTTCAGCTGAGCTTGAACCTCCTGTTCAAAGCGACAGGCGCCCGGAAGATGTATCTGCGGGCGCTGGACATGGAGGAACGGGATACGGGCTGGACGGAGCATGGGACTTGGACACAGGTTGCCATAGCCAACCCGGTGCCCTTTGCGAATCCGTTCTCCGGCGGCCCTTCCAATCAGAGGTTCAATCTGACGTTTAGCCAGAAGGGTACAAATTACGCAGGCATGCCATCCGGTTGGAACCAGTTCCTGATCGCGGTCGACCCCAGCGGCGGCAACCGGCCTTTCTGCCTGGTGCATTATGACCGGGCGGCTGAATCGTTCTGGCTGTACTCATCCGATACCGGCTTCTTCCTAGGGCCTGCGCGGCTGGGCGTGCCCGGTTTGGCGCTAGACAGTTCAGCGTGCTCGCTCGATATTTCCACTGCCTTCGTCTCAGACTCCCCGGACACGTTGGCCTTGAATTTCCCTTTGACACTCAAACCCGGTATGAGCGGCGCTAACAAGCTCTTTCTGCGTTCCATGGATCAACTTCAGAGGGATTCGGGCTGGCAGGAGGTTGGCAGCTACCAGGTGCCCTAGGGGCGAGCGGGCGGCAGCGCCACGATGAACGAATGACACTCCGGTTGGCGGCCCTGGCCGTCGACTTCCTGATTGTGCCGCTGCCCGGCAGGGCAGAGGACTCCGCGCAAGTCTTTGTCTATGCCCCGCGGGAGACCGAGGCGCGCCGATGGACTGCTGCCTCCTGTGGCGGCAGCGTGGTGGCCGAACTGAAGCAGGGTACCTTTTCGCTCTCCAGTTGAAGCCAGGTCGCTATTCGCTGAGTGTCGCCACCGCCGCCCTTGTCATGCCTGTCGTCTTCGAAAGCGCTGCTTTCAGGTCTTTTGCGGAAGCCTCACCGCCGATGCTGCCGAGGGCGGCCGCGGCGGCCCGGGCGATGCCGCGTCGGGGCCGTGCATCATTTTGACGAGCGCGGGGCCCACTCTGGCATCGAAGCGTTTGCCCATGCAGCTGATGACGCCGACCAGGCGGACGCCCTTCAGTTTGGAGTGGGCGGCGCGGAGGGCATCGTCGGCGGACGGATCGGCCATCTGCGGTTGAGGGCCGCAGCGTCCATGGTGGCGATGGCGCCCTCCCGAAACTCGGGCGGCGGCTCAGGCGGCTTGGGCTTGGCAGCGGGGACTGCGGGCGCCGGGTTTGAAGAGGGCATTAACGACACGTTCTACCACGCGCGCCAGTTTGGGATCCGCGACCTGAATGCCTACGTACTGTACTTCATCCGGCCCAGCGGGTCAGCCTAATGCAGATGCGTCAGAATTGATCCATGCGCCTCGCGATCCTTGCTGCCTGCCTGACGTTGGAACTGGCGGGTCAGAGCCCGCAAAGCCTCCGGTTGCGGGCCGATCTCGAATTCCTGTGCTCCGACGCATTGGCCGGCCGGGTGTCGCTGAGTCACGAGGCGGAGATTACGGCTCGCTACATCGCCGCCGACTTTCAACGAAGCGGGCTCGCGCCCGGGGCTGGAGGCTCGTATCTGCAGGAGTTTCCGCTGGTCGCCTACCGGACCGATTCGGGCAAGCGGGCGTTGCGGATGATACGCGCCGGGGTCCGGAAGGAATGGACGCCGGGTGCGGATTTCACGGGCGCGTTCAGCCGAGACGTGCGCATCGGTCCGAGTCCGGTGGTCTTCGCGGGCTTCGGCATCACGGCCCCTGAGTATGGCTACGACGACTATGCCGGGATTGAGGCGAAGGGCAAGATCGTCCTGATCTTCGATCACGAGCCGAAGGAAGACGATCCCCGGGCGGTGTTCAACGGAACGGGGCATACGCTGCATGCGGGCCGCACGACGAAGGTCGCCAATGCCCGGCGGCATGGAGCTCTGGCGGTGCTGGTTGCGAGTGAGCCCGTGCGCAGCCATCGCGGGTTACTCGAGCCAACGCCTGGCGGAACCACGCAGGGACAGCCGCTGCGGGCGAATGCTCCGCCGCAGTCGCTGGACGACGACTCGCAGATCCCGGTGTTCTCCATCTCGGATGAGGCGCTCGCGGAGTTGCTCGCCCAGCCCGCTGACCGGCAACGGGCGATCGAGGCGGGGTTGCGGCCGCAATCCGCAGACCTGCCGGATACGAGGATCGAGCTGGCCAGCGGCAATGCGGAGATGCACCGCGGCGTCTCGTTGAACGTGGCCGGACTACTGGAGGGCTCGGATCCGGTATTGAAGTCGGAGACAGTGTTGATCACGGCGCACTACGACCACCTGGGTACGCAGAACGGCAAGGTCTACGCGGGCGCCAACGACAACGCGTCCGGCACCGTGGCGGTGATGGAGCTGGCGCGGATGTTTGCGGCCAGCGGGCAGCGTCCCAAGAGGAGCCTGCTGTTTGTCGTCTTCGGATCGGAAGAGCAGTTGATGCTGGGCTCGTTCTACTACACGGCGCATCCCCTGCGGCCGCTCGCCGGAACGCGGGCGGTGTTGAACCTGGACATGATCGGCCGCGACGAGGCGCACATCCCGCAGAGCGAAGGAGTGCTGAAGATCCCTGCGGATACGAGCAACGAGTTGAACCTGGTAGGCGCCATGTACAGCGCCGATCTCCTGAAGGTGATCCAAGAGGAGAATCGCGGCGCCGGGCTGGTGCTGGACACGAAGTTCGATCGGGACCATTCGCTAAATGCGTTGTTCCGCTGCGATCATCTGCCGTTCCTGGCGGAGGGCATCCCGGCGGTCTGGCTGTTCGGCGGCTTCCATCCCGGCTATCACGAGCCGTCGGACACGGTGGAGAAGCTGAATTTCCCGAAGTTCGAGAAGGTGATCCGGCTGACGTACGCGGCGGCGGCGAAGGTCGCCGATGGAGCGAAGCCGCCGAAGTTCGGAGTCGAGCCGGCGCCAAGGTGAAGCCGTGCCGACCTTAGAATAGTGGGATGGCCCTGGAATTCACCACCTCCTATCTCAAGGAATCTCTGGAGTTGTTCCGCTATTACAAGAAGCTGGCAGAGCGCGCCATGGACCAGGTCGCGGACGACCAGTTATTCACCGTGCTCGACTCGGAGGCGAACTCCATTTCCATCGTGGTGAAACACATGGCCGGCAACATGCGATCCCGCTGGTCGGATTTCCTGACCTCCGACGGCGAGAAGCCAAGCCGGAACCGGGACACAGAGTTTGAGAATCCTCCGGAAACGCGGGCAGCGTTGATGCAGGCGTGGGAGGAGGGCTGGGCCCAACTCTTCCAGGCGCTGGAGCCACTCTCGGACGAAGACCTGTCGCGCACCATCACCATTCGAGGCGAACCCCATTCCGTGATGCAGGCGATCAACCGGCAGATCGCGCACTACTCCTATCATGTCGGGCAGATTGTCCTGCTGGCGAAGCACCTGGGCTGCGACCGCTGGAATACCCTGACCGTGCCCAGAAACCGGTCGGCTGAGTTTATCCGGCGGGTGGTGGCTGGGGAAGCGAGCCAGCGGTAGTCCGCCGCCTGCTGAACTGGACGACTCCCGGGGCAGGGTGCCAGGATGGACGCATGGTTTTCCGGCCGAAAGCTTTGGTGTGCCTGCTCCTCGCTGCGTCGCTCCCTGGCTTGGCGGAGGACCCGGCGCGAGTCTACGTGTATGCCCGTCGGGAGACGGAGGCGCGGTCGTGGATTGCTGTGTCCTGCGGCGGGTCGGTGGCCGCTGAGGTCAAGCAGGGTCACTTCTTTGCTCTGACCCTGGCGCCTGGCCGCTATTTGCTGAGCGTCGAGAATGGCGTGCCTTTGGCGCTTGATGCGGCCACCGGTAAGGACTCTTATGTTCGGCTGGACTGGCAGTATCAGGTGGGCCGGCCGCCCATTGCGGCGTTGTCCAAAGCCGGGCCGGAGGACGCTCGCCGGGAGATGCAGTACCTCGCCTATGTGCCCTCGAAGCGCCTGCACTCCAGCTTGGCGGCGAGGAGCGACCCACGTGCTCCGGTTCAGCCGCGGTGGAAGAACAGGGCAGGGCAGTGAGGAGTGGGCTCCAAAAACATTCAGCCGCCCCACACCATGGATGGGCGGGGGCGGCTGAGGTTCGATCGAGGGTTTGCTGGCTTAGCGCGGCTTCACGGAAAGGGTCTCTTCCCGGATGATGCCGCTCATGGCCGCCAGGCGCACCGGCTTGGGTAGATCGGTGGCGCTGAGCGCGGCATAGAAGGCGAGGGCCTGGTCGCGCTTGCCCTCGGCTAACAGCCGTTCCGAGCAGACCAGGCAGGCGTCGGCGACAGCCGCCCGCGTCGTGCCGGTCGTCTTGGAGAGAGCTGCCTGTAGCTCCTTGGCGGAAGTTTCGCCGCCGATGCAGCCCAGGGCCGACGCCGCCGCGCGGGCGAGGTCGACGTCGGGGCCGTGCATGAACTTGACGAGGGCCGGGATTGCCTTGGCATCCCGGCGCTTGCCGATGGAGTTGATGACGCCGATCAGGCGCACCCCCTTCTGCTTGGTGAGGGCAGCGCGGAGCGCGTCGTCGGCGGACGGGTCGGCCATCGGTTCCAGGCCGTAGCGGGCGTAGACGCTCAGGTGCTCGTCGCCGAGCAGCGAGGCAAGCACGGGAATCGCTTCCTTGGCTCCGAGTTCGCCGAGCCGCACGCAGGACTTGGCCTTCTGAAACTCAGTGGACTTCGCGTCACTGACGATGCGGAGGAGGCCCGCGGCGTCCATGGTGGCAATGGCGCCTTCCTGGAACTCGGGCGGCGGCTCAGGCGGCTTCGGCTTGGCGGCGGGTACTGCCGGCGCGGGTTGTGTAGGTTGCTGCATGGTGTGTCTCCTTCGTTCAGACTCGCCACGGCTCGCGCAGGGCGCGGGACCGCATCCGGTTCGCAATCTCGTCGTTCGTGAATTCGTGCTTCGTGGTGTCCCAGGTAAGCGTCTTGCCGCGCTGATAGGCGATGAAGGCCGCATGGCAAGTGACGTGGGAATTGGCGGCGGCGGAGGCGCTGGCGCTGGTGGCCTGGCGCGTTTTGATGCAGCGGACCAGTTCCTTTACGTGGTTTTCCAGCGCGAGGGCGGCCGACTCCGTGGGCCGCAGCAGCGGGCGGATGTTGTCGGAGCACTCGATCCTGGTGGCGTCGCCGGTCTCGACCCAGCCCTTGTCGCCTTCAATGCGGAAGCTGCAGGAGCCGGTCTTGAGAGCGCCGTCCCAGGCGTTGTCGCGCATGACGAGCTTCACGCCGTTGGCGTAGCGGCAGTTCACTTGGTAGGGGCCGACGTTGGTGCCGACGGGCTCGTACTCCACCGGTTGGGTGTCGTCGTAGTCGGCGGCCCAATGGCAGAGGTCGACCGTGTGGGAGCCCCATTCGAGGATTCCGCCGCCATGGAAGTCGTAGAAGTTGCGCCAGCCGCCGGTGACGTAGGAGGAGTGGTAAGGACGCCAGGGCGCGGGGCCGAGCCAGCGATCCCAGTCGAGCACCTGTTTGGGCGGCAGTTCCTCGGCGGCGAGCCAGTCGCGACTGGGCAGCGGCGGCCAGTTCACGGACGGGCCGACATTCGCATAGAGGGCTTGGAGTTTGCCGAGGGCTCCGGACTTCAGGAGCTCTTTGCAGAGCTGGAAATTGGCGCCGTTGCGGCGCTGGCAGCCGGCCTGGTAGAGGCGGTTGTAGCGGCGGAAGGCGGCTCCGAGGGCCCAGCTCTCTTCGATCGACATGGAGCAGGGCTTTTCGCAGTAAACGTCTTTGCCGTGCTGGGCCGCGATGATGGAGAGCGGGGTATGCCAGCGATCGCCGGTGGCGATGAGGACGGCGTCGATGTCCTGGCGGGCCAGCAGTTCGTACTGGTCTGAGTACATCTGGCAGCCATGGTCGCCGTACTTCTGGTCGACCGTCGACTTGATGGTTTCGCGCCGGGAGTTGCGCACGTCGCAGATGGCGACGAAGCGTGCCTGCTCGACGTTGAGCAGCTTGCTGAGGACGTGGGCACCGCGGGAGCCGATGCCGATGCCGCCGAAGGTGATCTTGTCGCTCGGCGCAATGGCCCCGGCCCGTTGGCCGAGCACCAAGCTGGGGACGATCATCGGCGCGACCGCGCTCTGGAGTATCTGGCGTCTGGTTGTCATGGCCTTGGTAACCAGAATTCTATACCTGATTGACTGGTGTTGTCTCGGGTGGGGGGGAGACGAATGCGCGGGCCAGAGACTTGGTATTCGGAACCAGTTGGTTGGCGGCGGGGTCGAATAGTGCGTGCTGCTGGATCGAAGTGACTTGAAATCGGCCCGACGCTCTCAATGGATTGCCGGATCGATTGTGGCGATCGTGCTGACTCTGTTCACGGCGGATTCCATCCAGAGGATGCTGTCCCTGCCGCCGATGCCGCCCGAGATCCGCTGCAAGCTTGAGCACAACTGCCTCATCGTGGACGATTGGGGCCCGCCGGTTCCTCTTGTCGCACCGAGGATGTCGGAGATCAAACCTCTACCGCCTCAAGTTCATCGCACTCGATAGTTATGGCCAGAGGCGTTTGTTGGCGAAGGCCCGGCCGGATGCGGATTTGAGGTAGCTTTCGAAGGCGGCGGCTTGAGGGCGGGTTTGGAAGGCGACGTAGGTTTGGAGGGACCAGGGGCGGTATTGGGAAGTATGCGGGGAGCCGCCTTCGTTGTGCTTTTGGAGGCGGGATTTCAAGTCAGACGTTAGGCCGATGTAACGCTGGTTGGGATGGGTTTGGCTTTGGAGGAGGTAGACGTAGTGCATGGAGACGCTCACGTGAGTTAGTTTTCCAGGACTGCGGCTGGATTGGGTTGGAGGAGGAGTCCTCGCTCGCGCTTTGAGTTAGAGTCCGCCTTCGCTCTTGGAGCTACGGCGGACAGCCTTCGTCAATTCTTCGGCTTGCCAGCCGAAGGATTGGCGAAG encodes the following:
- a CDS encoding amidohydrolase/deacetylase family metallohydrolase, with amino-acid sequence MKLAVFVFISLSVSAQPVYDLLIKGGHVVDPKNNISRLMDVAVANGRIAAVAPNIDPATAKRVASAAGLYVTPGLIDMHVHVYAGTGLKSLTGDLSVYPDPISFRNGVTTMVDAGTSGWRNFPDFRQRVIDRAKTRVLAFLNIGAVGMAPKGENNPEDMDPNEAIRVTEENKDVIVGFKVAHFPHGGWLDIQNAVKAGNATKRPVMVDFGTTDADRNISTLLLDKLRPGDIYTHCYSGRRLEVLPGGKWNPVMQEGRKRGVLFDLGHGGASFYWPVALPAIQEKFFPDTVSTDLHMGSINAGMKDMMNVMSKMLALGLPVDDVIRLSTWNPAKEIQRTELGNLDVGAEADIAVLQVEKGHFGFLDGAGARYPGTQRFVAELTVRKGVVVWDLNGIAAPDWKDYSYGKTLKVFAQ
- a CDS encoding nuclear transport factor 2 family protein, which codes for MPATEQSRLETMYEAFNRRDIEAVLAAMHPDVDWPNGWEGGRLQGRDAVRDYWIRQWAVLDPIVEPVGFHAGEQGSLIVDVHSVVHDKEGKLLADSTIQHVYRFGDGLVRSMEIVKD
- a CDS encoding glycoside hydrolase family 125 protein; amino-acid sequence: MPTRRTFLTTAAALPAAFAQQGSFASRRPAAADRKFTSAAVEETISTVSKAIADPELAWLFSNCFPNTLDTTVRYSENGGQPDTFVITGDINAMWLRDSTAQVWPYLPLASRDPKLKSLLRGVIRRQAQCVQIDPYANAFNFGPTGSEWAKDLTTMKPELHERKWEIDSLCFPVRLAHAYWKSTGDASCFDAEWRKAAALTVKTFREQQRKTNRGPYKFQRSSPVASDTMPNGGYGNPARPVGLIYSGFRPSDDACVFPFLVPSNFFAAQSLTQLAEIHATVLSDSAFASECKAFAQEIREALAKYAVVEHSVHGRIYAYEVDGYGSRLLMDDANVPSLMSLPYINSVAPHDPVYLNTRKFILSSDNMFYYRGKAGAGLGGPHSGLDMIWPLGIIIQAITTEDSKEIAACLATLKSTHAGTGLMHESFHKDDPAKYTRKWFAWANTMFGELILKVHQTKPGLLRG
- a CDS encoding ankyrin repeat domain-containing protein, encoding MPNAQLPERPSLEYLKKLAKEHLTELRRSDPHAKLASALLAVARDHGFPSWRSLKAEVESRLTKATEEFFEACDQGDTEVITRLLANEPGLVTARNPRRYNATGLHATAVRGHLDAVQLLLARGADPNARETGDDTYPLHWAAARGCLDVVRALLDAGGDVHGFGDDHAMDVIGWATCLCEPGDNPRDVLPLLLERGAKHHIFSAITVGDPQLIQKLVEENPEALDRRMSPFENGQTPLHFAINRKRRDLLELLIELGADLEATDKSGQTAMNMAMLRGDREAMSRLHAAGAKQPEAVPPADFRAEMAKLVGSVKRVVPLISVPDVAAALDWYVSIGFQELGRYEYNEVVNFGMVGLGEAEIMLNLHGKSGPHDVSLWLHTDRIDEIYQTLKARQLQAAQSALAGDTSPFSIEFEEDLNDTFYHARQFGIRDLNGYVLYFIRPSGST